One window of Nakaseomyces glabratus chromosome A, complete sequence genomic DNA carries:
- the LAG2 gene encoding Lag2p (CAGL0A02024g~Ortholog(s) have role in negative regulation of ubiquitin-protein transferase activity, replicative cell aging and mitochondrion localization), with protein sequence MEVSSIIEEYNNAKDNDFRYMTLKQPVLIRSIQKDFDKLMANLYLPVLTHNVDSELQQLVSFEVLPRAVLSLFDSQVEEYNSNGLMWAYIERYVFYPIIDSLESGNETITNLLVQSLRNILNILISNDLNIKSVTRNDQILSDNYQSKYQDEEFMKLVSFMLKESQKETTVAGLQGYQETIQKLIEVSYDGRLRFLSPKALKMCIESLHDYEDYNTSSEMLLNKVIENTDIAAVAQTQQYFSLSNLKFMSKNWYKFAECCSGIIPKLIDEITKETEKSDISKMLEIISNLKDYLLQGTITNEGHPKLPSDLSILLLDRVLNILTNIIPSIESRDVINKHHNNNDLVTTESDTDIVVEDIDQQAYLDELDAGMSSNYDEDLSFTVDFEGDDTSSNLLEVTEEELQDIDIYNRDYDVIVKHSLNILYDVFLAERTGVIQFGPHLATAREKLNCIKSKVSDSNLDSKTFSLFTHFFERLEDFDRKVFETYEVLSIEELKTEISTPIPERKGAVVFTLIEYLGKDQVSLEELQSIIELIDHLIDVRVTDGDNDKYLSGNDENLIAEALLPHLRMNKSFVHTFKAGNISKKVDNGATLRTMIYTTLSRLDITKHLLVCKVIECLLHYGIKDKQDLIRDIAQSILKKLLDEHYEEILALETTWYSKYLVPIIAESTLPTNNFLTAYPPFTFHTVDS encoded by the coding sequence atggAGGTTTCGAGCATTATCGAAGAGTATAATAATGCCAAGGACAATGACTTCAGATATATGACATTGAAGCAACCAGTGCTCATTCGCAGTATTCAGaaagattttgataaaCTTATGGCCAATCTTTATTTACCAGTTTTGACCCATAACGTTGATTCTGAGTTGCAACAATTGGTGTCCTTTGAAGTGTTACCTCGCGCTGTTTTGAGCCTGTTTGATTCACAAGTAGAAGAATACAACAGCAATGGCCTGATGTGGGCTTATATCGAAAGATACGTATTTTATCCTATTATAGATTCTTTAGAATCTGGTAATGAAACCATAACCAATCTGCTAGTCCAATCGTTGAGAAATATactaaatatattgatttcAAATGATTTGAATATCAAAAGTGTTACACGTAATGATCAAATTCTGAGCGATAACTATCAGTCCAAATATCAAGATGAAGAGTTCATGAAACTAGTGTCTTTTATGCTAAAGGAAAGCCAAAAAGAAACTACTGTAGCGGGTCTACAGGGATATCAAGAAACAATACAAAAACTTATAGAGGTTTCCTATGATGGTAGACTCAGATTCCTTAGCCCGAAAGCTCTGAAAATGTGTATCGAAAGCCTTCATGATTATGAGGATTACAATACGTCAAGTGAGATGCTGCTCAATAAAGTAATAGAAAACACAGATATCGCTGCTGTGGCACAAACGCAGCAATATTTCAGTCTCTCTAATCTGAAGTTCATGTCCAAGAATTGGTACAAATTCGCTGAATGCTGCTCAGGAATTATTCCCAAGCTGATTGATGAGATTACCAAAGAGACTGAGAAGTCTgacatttcaaaaatgcTAGAAATTATCTCTAACCTGAAAGATTACTTATTACAGGGAACAATTACCAACGAAGGACATCCGAAATTACCGTCCGACCTTTCTATATTGTTACTCGATCGAGTTCTCAATATTTTAACAAACATTATCCCGTCGATTGAATCCAGAGATGTCATTAATAAACACCACAATAATAACGACCTAGTTACCACTGAAAGTGATACCGATATTGTCgttgaagatattgacCAGCAAGCTTATCTTGACGAGCTTGATGCAGGTATGTCTTCAAATTATGATGAAGATTTAAGTTTTACAGTAGATTTTGAGGGTGACGACACCTCTAGTAATCTACTGGAGGTGACGGAGGAAGAGTTGCAGGATATTGATATCTATAACCGTGACTACGATGTAATTGTAAAGCATTCCTTGAACATACTTTACGATGTATTTCTTGCTGAACGTACTGGTGTAATACAGTTTGGACCACACCTCGCTACAGCAAGGGAAAAATTAAATTGTATAAAATCCAAAGTTTCTGACTCTAATTTGGATTCGAAAACGTTCAGTCTTTTTACACACTTTTTTGAGCGTCTAGAAGACTTTGATAGAAAAGTATTTGAAACTTATGAAGTTTTAAGCATAGAAGAATTAAAAACTGAAATTTCAACACCAATTCCTGAGAGGAAAGGGGCTGTTGTTTTCACTTTAATTGAATATCTCGGCAAAGATCAGGTGAGTCTTGAGGAGTTACAATCGATTATTGAGCTAATTGATCATTTGATCGATGTTAGAGTAACCGATGGCGATAACGACAAATATCTTAGCGGAAATGATGAGAATTTGATTGCTGAGGCTTTATTACCCCATCTACGAATGAATAAGAGCTTCGTCCATACCTTTAAGGCGGGCAATATCTCCAAGAAAGTAGATAACGGGGCAACATTGCGAACAATGATATACACTACTCTTTCGCGCCTTGATATCACCAAACATCTACTAGTGTGCAAAGTTATAGAGTGTTTATTACATTATGGTATTAAAGATAAACAGGACTTAATCAGAGATATTGCACAGTCtatcttgaagaaactaCTAGATGAACACTACGAAGAAATACTGGCTTTGGAGACCACATGGTATAGTAAGTATTTAGTACCAATAATCGCTGAATCCACTTTACCAACAAACAATTTCCTAACAGCTTACCCACCATTTACTTTCCATACTGTTGATAGCTAG
- the IFM1 gene encoding translation initiation factor 2 (CAGL0A01980g~Ortholog(s) have GTPase activity, tRNA binding, translation initiation factor activity, role in mitochondrial translation and cell periphery, mitochondrion, nucleus localization), whose protein sequence is MLKHTLRTARPSSRWLLPYRTSMVNWYTSTAPKLSRNNKLKNKRKLAELRPLTFSIPNYISVNKLSNLINCRVEDLIRDLRKLGFESITNNYILSKELTELILQEYNYDISSSASALTISNVYDELKSPINPKLLKKRPPVVTIMGHVDHGKTTIIDYLRKSSMVEQEHGGITQHIGAFQVVTPLSGRKITFLDTPGHAAFLKMRERGANITDIIVLVVSLEDSVMPQTIEAIKHIKNSGNQLIVAITKIDKMPDKSQRNKYLEKVENDLISQGIEIEKIGGDVQVIPVSAKNGENMDTFEESIVLLSDIMDIRSENGPRTVAEGWILESKVRKTIGNAATVLVKKGTIKKGDILLCGNTYCKVRSMRGSDENNKSLNLAPPAEAVEISGWKDLPDVGDEIIQVKSESVAKKYITKRQKLLDAEKGAELVEKMNEESVQVALQKQAQKSDDVDEFENDDVEDEIPKVKDINFIVKTDVSGSVEAVVGSISHLGNEEVQCKVVSSSVGIPTESDLQLANITNSTILCFNLGPLPNDVLNNTLKVQVRQYNVIYKLIEDVTQILIDNLKPVFEKKIVASAEIRDIFEYSLKKKKLKIAGCKVLNGQINRNSLVQLTRGSDKNIVYDGKLSTLKHGKDDVATVTKGHECGITFDSGFENYEKGDIIQVYENIQQQRYL, encoded by the coding sequence ATGTTGAAGCACACTCTGAGGACAGCCAGGCCATCATCTAGATGGCTGCTACCATACAGGACTTCAATGGTTAATTGGTACACATCAACAGCACCAAAATTATCGAGGAACAATAAGCTGAAGAATAAAAGGAAGCTAGCTGAATTGAGACCGTTGACATTCAGTATACCGAACTACATTTCTGTGAACAAACTTTCCAATTTAATAAATTGTAGGGTGGAGGATTTAATTCGAGATCTTAGAAAGCTGGGTTTTGAGAGTATTACAAACAATTATATATTGTCTAAGGAACTAACGGAATTGATTTTGCAAGAGTACAACTACGacatttcttcatcagcGTCTGCTCTGACAATTAGTAATGTATATGATGAGCTGAAATCACCTATAAATCCAAAGCTTTTAAAAAAACGTCCACCAGTGGTAACCATTATGGGGCATGTTGATCATGGAAAGACAACGATCATTGATTATTTGAGGAAATCTTCCATGGTTGAACAGGAGCATGGAGGTATAACACAGCATATTGGGGCTTTCCAAGTAGTAACGCCCCTCTCTGGTAGAAAAATTACATTTCTTGACACTCCTGGACATGCTGCGTTTTTAAAAATGAGAGAGAGAGGTGCGAATATTACCgatattattgttttagTAGTTTCATTAGAAGATTCTGTCATGCCGCAAACAATTGAAGCCATAAAGCACATAAAAAACTCAGGTAATCAACTAATTGTAGCAATAACGAAGATAGACAAAATGCCAGATAAAAGccaaagaaataaatatttggaaaaaGTTGAGAATGATCTGATTTCACAAggaattgaaattgaaaaaattggtggtgatgtaCAAGTTATTCCTGTAAGTGCAAAGAATGGTGAAAACATGGATACATTTGAAGAGTCCATCGTATTATTGAGTGATATTATGGACATAAGGTCAGAAAATGGTCCCAGAACTGTGGCGGAAGGCTGGATCCTCGAGAGTAAAGTTAGAAAGACCATCGGAAACGCTGCTACAGTTCTAGTTAAGAAAGGAACAATAAAGAAAGGTGATATTTTACTTTGTGGAAACACTTATTGTAAGGTTAGAAGTATGAGAGGCAGTGAcgaaaataataaatccTTGAATCTTGCTCCACCTGCTGAAGCAGTTGAAATATCTGGATGGAAAGATCTCCCTGATGTAGGTGACGAGATAATCCAAGTAAAAAGTGAATCAGTAgcaaagaaatatattacAAAAAGACAGAAACTACTAGATGCTGAAAAAGGCGCAGAGCTGGTTGAGAAAATGAATGAGGAAAGTGTGCAAGTTGCACTTCAAAAGCAAGCTCAGAAATCCGATGATGTTGACGAATTTGAGAATGATGATGTAGAAGATGAGATACCTAAGGTAAAAGACATTAATTTTATAGTCAAAACAGATGTCTCTGGTTCTGTTGAAGCAGTTGTGGGAAGTATATCGCATTTAGGGAATGAGGAAGTACAATGTAAGGTTGTCTCAAGCTCAGTAGGCATTCCAACTGAAAGTGACTTACAATTAGCCAATATTACTAACAGTACAATATTATGTTTTAATCTTGGGCCATTACCTAATGATGTTCTAAATAACACATTAAAAGTTCAGGTTAGACAATACAACGTCATCTATAAATTGATTGAAGATGTTACTCAAATTCTTATTGACAATTTGAAGCCCGTATTTGAGAAAAAGATTGTGGCATCAGCTGAGATTAGGGATATATTCGAATATagtttgaaaaagaagaaactcAAAATCGCTGGATGTAAAGTATTGAACGGCCAGATAAATAGAAATTCACTGGTACAATTAACGAGAGGGAGTGACAAAAATATAGTATATGATGGAAAACTATCGACATTAAAACACGGTAAAGATGATGTCGCAACCGTGACTAAAGGCCATGAATGTGGCATTACATTTGATTCTGGTTTTGAAAATTATGAAAAAGGTGATATTATCCAGGtttatgaaaatattcaacaacaaagataCCTATAA
- a CDS encoding uncharacterized protein (CAGL0A02002g~Ortholog of S. cerevisiae : YOL024W and Saccharomyces cerevisiae S288C : YOL024W), whose amino-acid sequence MMNHSYTHIEEAPEAKEQDIQTPPQFLNRRRSSNYIDALSSKRNEESDPISMDMQNARHQLSSIEQSDHDSKTSNCNKVAEEDEVDYMKRNNHSRQQERPLTGRRRSSFEYEDFKKNIYNRSKLFE is encoded by the coding sequence ATGATGAATCATAGCTACACACATATAGAGGAGGCCCCAGAGGCGAAAGAACAAGATATCCAAACACCACCACAATTTCTAAATAGACGTAGGTCTAGCAACTATATTGATGCGTTAAGTTCAAAGAGAAACGAGGAGAGTGACCCCATATCAATGGATATGCAAAATGCCAGACATCAGCTTTCCTCTATAGAGCAATCAGATCATGATAGTAAGACAAGCAATTGTAATAAAGTGgcagaagaagacgaaGTAGACTAcatgaaaagaaacaatcATTCCAGACAACAGGAAAGACCCTTAACTGgcagaagaagatcttCATTTGAGTATGAAGActtcaaaaagaatatttacAACAGATCAAAGCTATTCGAATAA
- the ROD1 gene encoding Rod1p (CAGL0A02046g~Ortholog(s) have ubiquitin protein ligase binding activity) yields the protein MVVSKNSSSRDPLLFDIRLQSTEDGIILLKGSPEEASSIFLSGTIVVSVQQPIYIKNLTLRLNGRILMHVPITTNTPKGSYTRYTKFQKRFYHHQWDDFNIKNYFANLYDNYGKAAIESESNVSKEERKATENLLKRKRAKSTNSILSFTGTSSNASSNYHTLVRGNYEFPFTAILPGSLTESVEGHPNATVMYYLEAVIERPKQSDLISKKHLRVIRTLRPDALELTETISVDNTWPEKVEYSISIPSKAVPIGSSSPIDISITPLMKGLKLGPVKVQLVEVGQLCSATGVSSLDDRLVSKTKIKDPFGHLAKLRKKKYTAKSLTDPNFNTGSDDDSDMDFQDKWDINTTIEIPPNLLACVQDCTVLNNVKIRHKLKFVICLINPDGHMSELRASLPIQLFISPFVPIKTKSPEAIERDIKLYGTNYANGSCRPTITIGRSSGNNSPIIQQESTFSNNDNSGASENEDLIFSKSLSAVELSSMNVNTSESVSSLNGLMVPPNYANHVYDRLWNGRMSPVDVVQKDTEPSFSPDNRSGYSTPVANRNNFNVEQLQGSLQNLVIENEQEGTNENETQQLTAIQQDMLLASPSLEPDYVHISRSASFSRLASSASLKSDWQVKDLTSVPSYDRAMKSDLVGDDLPPAYPDEDNQDSKDAIVLERPQFIHQKSNSSLNVPGRRYSHNFSRSNNSSSTSLNNLSMATSGYGQNLGVNNYNKGSTASKKFAFEMTPVDSNHNFEESHSSIPMERASSRASLNSNHRSGSFASLVELFTKKR from the coding sequence ATGGTAGTAAGTAAGAATAGCAGTTCAAGGGATCCCcttctttttgatataaGGTTACAAAGCACAGAGGATGGTATCATTTTACTGAAGGGATCACCAGAGGAGGCCTCATCCATATTTCTTTCTGGGACAATAGTGGTTTCTGTTCAGCAGCctatatatatcaaaaacttGACGTTAAGACTTAATGGGAGAATATTGATGCATGTTCCAATAACTACCAATACTCCAAAGGGATCATACACTAGATATaccaaatttcaaaaacgATTTTACCACCATCAATGGGATGATTTTAACATTAAAAACTATTTTGCTAATCTGTATGACAATTACGGCAAGGCTGCCATTGAAAGTGAAAGTAATGTATCTAAGGAGGAACGGAAAGCTACAGAGAATttgctgaaaagaaagagagcCAAATCAACAAACTCCATTCTTTCATTCACAGGGACTTCCTCGAACGCAAGTTCAAATTATCATACACTTGTAAGGGGAAACTACGAGTTTCCATTCACAGCAATTTTACCAGGCTCCCTAACAGAAAGTGTTGAAGGTCATCCGAATGCTACAGTCATGTACTATCTAGAAGCAGTTATAGAAAGGCCAAAACAATCGGACCTGATTTCTAAGAAGCATTTAAGAGTGATAAGAACACTAAGGCCTGATGCATTAGAATTGACTGAAACCATTTCAGTAGATAATACATGGCCGGAGAAGGTGGAATATTCAATTAGTATACCATCAAAAGCTGTTCCGATTGGCTCAAGTAGCCCCattgatatttcaattACACCATTGATGAAAGGGTTAAAGTTGGGTCCTGTGAAAGTTCAGCTAGTAGAGGTTGGTCAATTGTGCAGTGCCACTGGTGTCTCTTCATTAGATGATAGACTGGTGAGTAAAACCAAGATAAAAGATCCTTTTGGGCACTTAGCAAAATTACGTAAGAAGAAGTATACTGCAAAGAGTTTAACTGATCCTAATTTTAACACCGGTTCTGATGATGATTCCGATATGGATTTCCAAGATAAATGGGATATTAATACAACAATTGAAATACCTCCAAATTTGCTGGCTTGTGTTCAAGATTGTACGGTCCTGAATAATGTAAAAATTCGTCATAAATTAAAGTTTGTCATCTGTTTAATTAATCCAGATGGGCATATGTCTGAATTAAGAGCATCCTTGCCTATTCAATTGTTTATATCCCCTTTTGTTCCAATCAAGACCAAGTCTCCCGAAGCGATAGAGAGAGACATTAAACTATATGGTACTAATTATGCAAATGGTTCTTGTAGACCCACAATAACGATCGGTAGGTCTTCTGGAAATAATAGTCCTATAATACAACAGGAAAGcactttttcaaataatgacaATTCTGGTGCCTCAGAGAATGAAGATCTAATATTTTCGAAATCACTTTCCGCAGTTGAGTTATCCAGTATGAATGTCAATACCAGTGAGTCAGTTTCATCTCTAAATGGTCTCATGGTTCCTCCAAATTATGCAAATCATGTGTACGACCGATTATGGAATGGTAGAATGTCGCCTGTTGATGTGGTTCAAAAGGACACTGAACCCAGTTTTTCACCAGATAATCGATCAGGGTATTCTACCCCTGTTGCCAATAGAAACAATTTTAATGTAGAACAACTTCAGGGAAGCTTGCAAAATCTAGTTATAGAAAATGAACAAGAGGGAAccaatgaaaatgaaaccCAACAATTGACTGCTATTCAACAAGATATGTTGTTGGCAAGTCCTTCGTTGGAACCGGACTATGTACATATTTCTAGAAGTGCTTCTTTTAGTAGATTAGCATCATCTGCATCTTTGAAAAGCGACTGGCAAGTAAAGGATTTAACTAGTGTACCATCGTATGATAGAGCTATGAAATCGGATTTGGTGGGTGATGATCTGCCACCAGCTTACCCAGATGAGGACAATCAAGACTCGAAGGATGCTATTGTCCTTGAGAGACCACAATTTATACATCAAAAATCGAACTCTTCTCTTAACGTTCCtggaagaagatattcGCATAATTTTAGCAGGAGTAATAATAGTTCTAGCACTTCCTTAAATAATCTCTCAATGGCAACATCCGGGTATGGTCAAAACTTAGGAGTCAATAATTACAATAAGGGGAGCACAGCAAGTAAAAAATTTGCCTTCGAAATGACACCAGTTGATAGTAACCACAACTTTGAAGAAAGCCATTCCTCCATACCTATGGAGCGGGCATCATCGAGGGCAAGCCTGAACTCTAATCATAGATCTGGTTCTTTTGCAAGTTTGGTTGAACTATTTACCAAGAAGAGGTAA
- a CDS encoding proline--tRNA ligase (CAGL0A02090g~Ortholog(s) have proline-tRNA ligase activity, role in prolyl-tRNA aminoacylation and cytosol, ribosome localization) — protein MPVDFAKLCLSDKPADAVAVKSLVFKPKTAKTATPVPIVVVALQSTNTPSPAIAHHSGLKDPRLARDELFQSFFKCETAKGFTLAYLTNAESEFKLLIDNNLESVAPETLLQLNDELSIKKSDLCSFLSQFDQYKQIVDFSVEIKKEAQPKQKKEKPAQTNAAIEDAKLIGITVDKSLDFSGWYQQVVTKGEMLDYYDISGCYILRPNSYAIWESIQDYFNAKIKAIGVKNAYFPMFVSSRVLEKEKDHVEGFAPEVAWVTRAGSSELEEPIAIRPTSETVIYPYYAKWIQSYRDLPLKLNQWNSVVRWEFKHPQPFLRTREFLWQEGHTAFLDQDDAEKEVLQVLDFYAGIYNELLAVPVVKGKKTEKEKFAGAAFTTTVEGYIPETGRGIQGATSHHLGQNFSKMFNLSVENPLGPEHPKVYAYQNSWGLSTRTLGVMVMTHSDNKGLVVPPRVAQHQAVVIPVGITKKTTDEQRKSIHDAAKNVEDRLLKASVRAFGDYNDNYTPGWKFSQYELKGIPLRVELGPKDIEQGQVVVVRRNDSRKYVVKLDELESRIPEIMDEMHNDMYNKAKELFDSHRIIVDEWKDFVPALNKKNVILSPWCGVMDCEEDIKDASARKDDGEEFEQDEKAPSMGAKSLCIPFEQPPLKEGQKCVKCDRAAIQYCMFGRSY, from the coding sequence ATGCCAGTTGATTTTGCTAAGCTCTGTTTGTCGGATAAGCCAGCTGATGCTGTTGCTGTCAAGTCGCTAGTTTTCAAGCCAAAGACTGCTAAGACTGCCACTCCGGTTCCAATTGTCGTTGTTGCTTTGCAATCCACTAACACTCCATCTCCAGCTATTGCTCACCACTCTGGCCTAAAGGACCCAAGATTGGCTCGTGATGAATTGTTTCAATCTTTCTTCAAGTGTGAAACCGCTAAGGGCTTCACTTTGGCTTACTTGACTAACGCAGAATCTGAATTCAAGCTGTTAATTGATAACAATCTGGAGTCTGTCGCCCCAGAAACTCTATTGCAATTGAACGACGAGTTGTCCATCAAGAAGTCCGACCTATGCTCTTTCTTGTCTCAATTTGATCAATACAAGCAAATTGTCGACTTCTCTGTTGAAATCAAGAAGGAAGCCCAGCCTAAAcaaaagaaggaaaagcCAGCTCAAACTAACGCTGCTATTGAAGATGCAAAGTTGATCGGTATCACTGTTGACAAGTCTCTAGACTTCTCAGGCTGGTACCAGCAAGTCGTCACTAAGGGTGAAATGTTGGACTACTATGATATCTCTGGTTGTTACATCTTGAGACCAAACTCCTATGCCATCTGGGAATCCATCCAAGATTACTTTAACGCTAAAATCAAAGCCATCGGTGTCAAGAACGCTTACTTCCCAATGTTCGTCTCCTCCCGTGTGctagaaaaggaaaaggaCCACGTTGAAGGTTTTGCTCCTGAAGTCGCTTGGGTTACCAGAGCTGGTTCTTCTGAACTTGAAGAACCAATTGCTATCAGACCTACTTCTGAAACCGTTATTTACCCATACTACGCAAAATGGATCCAATCCTACAGAGACTTGCCATTGAAGTTGAACCAATGGAACTCTGTCGTTAGATGGGAATTCAAGCACCCTCAGCCATTTTTGAGAACCAGAGAATTCTTGTGGCAAGAAGGTCACACTGCTTTCCTTGACCAAGATGACGCCGAAAAGGAAGTGTTGCAAGTTTTGGATTTCTACGCCGGTATTTATAACGAACTATTGGCTGTTCCAGTGGTAAAGGGTAAGAAGACCGAAAAGGAAAAGTTCGCTGGTGCAGCTTTTACCACAACTGTTGAAGGTTACATTCCAGAAACTGGTCGTGGTATTCAGGGTGCTACTTCTCACCACTTGGGTCAAAACTTCTCTAAGATGTTTAACCTTTCTGTTGAAAATCCATTGGGTCCAGAACATCCAAAGGTCTATGCTTACCAAAACTCCTGGGGTCTATCTACTCGTACCCTTGGTGTCATGGTTATGACCCACTCTGACAACAAGGGTCTAGTTGTTCCTCCAAGAGTTGCCCAACACCAAGCCGTAGTTATCCCAGTTGGTATCACTAAGAAGACTACTGACGAACAACGTAAGAGCATTCATGATGCTGCAAAGAATGTTGAAGACCGTCTCCTAAAGGCATCTGTTAGAGCATTCGGTGACTATAACGACAACTACACTCCAGGTTGGAAATTCTCTCAATACGAGTTGAAGGGTATTCCTTTGCGTGTCGAGTTAGGTCCAAAGGATATTGAACAAGGTCAAGTAGTGGTTGTTCGTAGAAATGATTCCCGTAAGTACGTTGTCAAGCTGGATGAACTTGAGTCAAGAATTCCTGAAATCATGGACGAGATGCATAACGATATGTACAACAAAGCCAAGGAACTATTTGACAGCCACAGAATTATTGTTGATGAATGGAAGGACTTTGTTCCTGctttgaacaagaagaatgTCATACTTTCTCCATGGTGTGGCGTTATGGACTGTGAAGAGGATATTAAGGATGCCTCTGCCAGAAAGGATGATGGTGAAGAATTTGAACAAGATGAAAAGGCTCCTAGTATGGGTGCCAAATCCTTATGTATACCATTTGAGCAACCACCTCTAAAGGAAGGACAAAAGTGTGTCAAATGTGATCGCGCTGCCATTCAATACTGTATGTTTGGCCGTTCTTACTAA
- the TSR4 gene encoding small subunit rRNA maturation protein TSR4 (CAGL0A01958g~Ortholog(s) have role in maturation of SSU-rRNA and cytosol, nucleolus localization): MSDTEHSTFEDDEYISKPGDVYLAFVDTPVKEDDELTIEDTFIGGEPVWLAEDSLPPKDMLRCGACKGSNNFKLLLQAFSPLDIAQVEEVQKKLSVQDLTHVNPDDDRVLYVFICTKCQRKPNSVRCIRGIKKNKSTTNRESVDKKMQQLSEPKEFKINPFDITKSDTSNPFSNPFGSQDNSNPFSTNVKSGEIDDIKEPQLSTKAQLKAAQSEHDKKKNKEFDTSKVFKSYLLYVEEESFKNKKPDHLKLPKNLKIDKEALDLTGTDEDDLEKDPIKLDPRTEKLSKFLDDDTFQKFQEVVAYNPHQVLRYDLGGMPLLYADMKTEQPPFRVPNPSYNSQSCRVFEMQLMPKLIMDLEDETDVNEGMEWGTILIYTDIQNFTPQCDENDVAYVEEYVKVQWESRK, from the coding sequence ATGTCAGATACAGAACACTCTACATTTGAGGACGACGAGTATATTAGCAAACCGGGCGACGTTTACCTTGCCTTTGTTGACACTCCAGTTAAGGAAGATGATGAACTGACCATAGAGGACACTTTTATCGGCGGGGAACCAGTTTGGCTAGCTGAGGATTCTTTGCCCCCAAAAGATATGCTAAGATGTGGTGCATGCAAAGGATCAAACAACTTCAAACTCTTGTTACAGGCGTTCTCACCATTGGACATAGCCCAAGTTGAAGAGgtacaaaaaaaattgagtGTACAAGACCTTACCCATGTAAATCCAGATGATGATCGGGTTTTATATGTATTTATCTGTACTAAGTGTCAAAGGAAACCCAATTCTGTGCGTTGCATAAGAGGtataaaaaagaacaagagtACCACAAACCGGGAAAGCGTTGATAAAAAGATGCAACAATTGTCAGAACCAAAAGAATTTAAGATCAATCCATTTGACATCACCAAAAGTGACACTTCGAATCCTTTCAGCAATCCTTTTGGATCACAAGACAACTCGAATCCTTTTTCTACAAACGTTAAAAGTGGAGAGATAGATGATATAAAAGAACCTCAATTATCTACTAAGGCCCAACTGAAAGCAGCTCAGTCAGAGCAtgataaaaagaagaacaaagagTTTGACACATCAAAAGTGTTCAAGAGCTATCTGCTATACgtagaagaagaatctttcaaaaataagaaacCAGATCATCTAAAACTACCGAAAAACCTGaaaattgataaagaagCACTTGATCTAACAGGTACAGACGAAGATGACCTCGAAAAAGATCCTATAAAACTAGATCCTAGAACTGAAAAACTTTCCAAGTTCTTGGATGACGATACTTTCCAAAAGTTTCAGGAAGTTGTCGCATACAATCCACATCAAGTACTACGCTATGATTTAGGAGGTATGCCTTTGCTTTATGCCGACATGAAAACGGAACAACCTCCATTCCGTGTTCCAAATCCAAGTTACAATTCTCAAAGTTGTAGGGTTTTTGAAATGCAATTGATGCCGAAGCTAATAATGGATTTGGAAGATGAAACCGATGTTAACGAAGGTATGGAATGGGGTACAATTCTAATTTATACTGATATCCAAAATTTCACACCACAATGTGATGAGAATGATGTTGCATATGTTGAAGAGTATGTAAAAGTTCAATGGGAATCGAGGAAATAA